Proteins encoded together in one Spodoptera frugiperda isolate SF20-4 chromosome 15, AGI-APGP_CSIRO_Sfru_2.0, whole genome shotgun sequence window:
- the LOC118275628 gene encoding uncharacterized protein LOC118275628: protein MEDENISNEIILNYEIHQLTPVPSPATPHSSVSQPSPNPTEPVSVCKCLLSPEPEPEPIISERKKIMFSAVARTEGYLRDRRIPELIRFLLCKVLARDPDSNVSTFLSQLLDDCMLYRAGHGNAPVLFEDRHLKAIINSFDPGQRGWLTVGQVRRAFQTLGLTPDDDLLYDRTPTDIVLQSLKEKQELELFNLLTAGMKPWHADEVSEP, encoded by the exons ATGGAAGATGAAAATATATCAAACGAAATTATCTTGAACTATGAGATTCACCAGTTAACTCCTGTACCTTCACCCGCTACACCACATTCCTCGGTCTCGCAGCCTTCGCCTAATCCAACTGAGCCTGTATCAGTATGCAAGTGTCTATTATCTCCTGAACCTGAACCAGAACCAATTATTTCAGAACGcaagaaaattatgttttcagCGGTAGCTCGAACAGAAGGATATTTACGTGATCGACGTATTCCTGAACTTATAAGATTCCTTCTATGTAAAGTTTTGGCAAGAGATCCTGATTCTAACGTATCTACTTTTTTGTCGCAACTTTTAGACGACTGCATGTTATACCGTGCTGGTCACGGAAACGCTCCAGTATTGTTTGAAGACAG GCATTTGAAAGCGATTATCAATAGTTTCGATCCAGGTCAACGAGGATGGCTTACAGTTGGACAAGTACGCAGAGCTTTTCAGACGTTAGGCCTTACTCCAGATGATGATTTACTTTATGATAGAACTCCAACCGATATAGTATTGCAAAGTTTAAAGGAAAAACAAGAGCTGGAATTATTCAATCTTTTGACTGCTGGAATGAAACCCTGGCATGCTGATGAAGTTAGTGAACCTTGA
- the LOC118274530 gene encoding metallophosphoesterase 1 homolog codes for MRRTTKKILTFIFGVLFAAFYCEFIIYYVVVIQCSWPVIKTPHNESQSLKAFIFADPHLLGPRLGHWLDKWRREWQMHQAFQSIMLLHRPDVVFVLGDLFDEGEWSSDRQFANYVSRFQELFPVPPDTQMHVVAGNHDIGFHDYISRHSDRRFKKYLNTTSVQFITVKDNHFVLINSMAMNGDSCELCTQARNHILKVAGILKCAQDPLFCYDGIKKIEFSKPILMQHFPLYRKSDAVCTDPDAPPLPERNKEFTPRYDSLSKEATDFLATRVKPKVVFGGHTHHGCLQHHVYEKPEPFEFEEYSVPSFSWRNRPNPKFMLVTVTPNDYAVNKCELPKETTIVITGILMLFAVIWLSTQRKLIGR; via the exons ATGAGACGTACAACGAAAAAgatattaacttttatttttggtgTACTTTTCGCGGCCTTTTATTGTGAATTTATCAttta CTATGTTGTTGTCATACag TGTTCTTGGCCGGTAATAAAGACCCCACACAATGAATCCCAGTCGCTCAAAGCATTCATCTTTGCTGATCCTCATTTGCTAGGCCCACGGCTGGGCCACTGGTTGGATAAATGGAGGCGGGAGTGGCAGATGCACCAGGCATTTCAGTCTATTATGCTACTACATAGACCAGATGTGGTATTTGTATTGG gaGATCTTTTCGACGAAGGCGAGTGGAGCAGTGATAGGCAGTTTGCGAACTATGTGTCACGCTTCCAAGAACTGTTTCCAGTGCCTCCTGATACACAGATGCATGTAGTTGCTGGAAACCATGATATAGGCTTCCACGATTA tATATCGAGACATTCAGATCGACGTTTTAAGAAGTATCTCAATACAACATCAGTCCAGTTTATAACTGTGAAAGATAACCATTTCGTTCTCATTAATTCTATGGCAATGAACGGAGATTCCTGCGAACTATGCACTCAAGCTAGAAATCACATACTAAAAGTGGctg GAATATTGAAATGTGCACAAGATCCATTATTCTGTTATGATGGTATCAAGAAAATTGAGTTTAGCAAACCGATACTAATGCAG CATTTTCCGCTGTACAGAAAGTCAGACGCGGTTTGCACAGATCCAGACGCGCCGCCATTGCCTGAACGAAATAAAGAATTTACACCGAGGTATGACTCTCTGTCTAAAGAAGCTACGGACTTTCTAGCCACTAGAGTGAAGCCCAAGGTCGTGTTTGGCGGTCACACTCATCATGGATGTCTACAGCACCACGTTTATGAGAAACCAGAACCCTTCGAGTTCGAAGAATATTCTGTGCCATCGTTTTCATGGAGAAATAGACCTAATCCGAAGTTTATGTtg GTAACGGTAACGCCAAATGATTATGCGGTGAATAAATGCGAGTTACCGAAGGAAACTACTATAGTAATAACGGGTATCCTCATGCTGTTTGCCGTCATATGGCTGAGTACACAACGAAAACTAATTGGTAGATGA
- the LOC118276012 gene encoding ras GTPase-activating-like protein IQGAP1, whose product MGKDFDEIRIGKIDDCDSDIRKTGQEMDTIRQRTIAYEYLCRLEEAKTWMEACLREKLPPATEFEENLRNGVYLAKLGNFISPDLLPINKIYDIEQKRYKIMGLQFKHTDNINKFLQVLKQTELPMTFQPETTDIYDKKNMPRVIYCIHALSSHLFKLGKAPLIHDVFGKAIFTDEELDSVSKDLQKCEHPLPSFQKIGGILSKNNSGNDGAAMHDAVVELNNLLDTDKSITSAILNPKLKLKHVQNRLIDEYKKVLKSAKYEKIQAALNHSLNDSYVPDEYDELLTVVEIQGHITAVNYKYLWKKLCSASQNGDVNTIDKIFNENWVKTKNYNPRNLDFYCDVVKEINECNKDVDVESVTNWHKIFQNIINEGNQKAVEHTDHKTAINEVNRVLDEGTPDDLYAVLNHPHLELNFKVNKFAVPLLYEEMKLEKFELEKNLNESEIAASVSYLLAIASISEAVDRGDDNGVWNALNSKQLHLEGLRTHCRRRYLSALATALQVKIREQCACPLLTLDDIRDSIDMVNMKDDDNEELVSVIEHVNKAVLDEDSATLMGLLKHSCLKLGAPLRKEESHLYLRMLKKVLVQKESQNLWLEDIVQVVNDVNSESQNVKELTESLVQLNLAVIKNDVEEFWNALSHPVLSTSGMLESSCKDVYFQMFYKALKKKGHNICPWIVCHTNAGNTVYIDVESYTYCWSTPKDFVPYARYLTRKDVNSIIDKTNKHHVNKYMQMVIENAVIKLQAYCRGYLLRKALSERLQFFEQNEEYIVKIQAWWRRVVIERKYGTLIKMKAIEAKLKRERKQNPLAWYKVQEPKIIKIQALWRGRRAREAFTALFYSNNPPLKVVKKFIPMLDFSTEDYDREIELQTLKSEVVQSIRKNQELSKQLDDMDLKIGLLVQNRIALQEVAAHGLKLNNLVKHNSMTKLVLEKRPDGTGTLMTVSTAVKGLKSLTKESKRLLDGYQHLFYELQTNPTYLSKLLFCIPQNKTNFFLQNVVLSLYNFGAYARDEYLLLKLFRFTLEEEISCKVVKPFDIIASTPLVLKMAVSLSRQLSGLNSLQTIIGPLVNKMLQDKNLNIETGPVEIYKAWRNETEMKTGQISKLPYTVSQEEALTYPEVKSRLEKALTQLKTIVTMFLDEIINSTELLPFCITYMARVLHRALSSKFPHTPDKDILKVIGNLVYYQFLNAAIVAPDAFHIINLPNGTGLTTDQRKNLASVAKILHFSAAKKGFGEESSHLRCLNPFIVECHEKMKELFRRCCRGPTLEEYFAVDEYTEATMLHHPHIYITVQEIVDTHALLIEYQDIIAPDPRDRLNELLDDLGDVPTVAQLASRDVDTQMGDTTEENARLEVCLALTNKFQAPSDNLTDLNKLFIKTKELCVSIIPFLNGEHLLEALCIGTTREQQEQYAGRIQRRIYSGQARQDEVMTLREHIAKLRKNLQMLEDEGYVTREDGYQALITSIALDLCNKGKYRQAQRRALATLTRTKQSLQEKTKYYEEKCHSYDQYIKSCLANLHTGKKSVHACLRRSGKDVQKLKSKLTVKYSGAKLLERGVLLEIDGLSPSQFKNVQFDITPTDHNGVFTIKGKFMGVEMESIEVDIQDLLQKQYEGCAVMDMFGKAKINVNLLIFLLNSKFYGKSN is encoded by the exons ATGGGGAAGGACTTTGACGAAATACGAATTGGAAAAATTGACGACt GTGATTCAGATATTCGTAAAACGGGACAAGAGATGGACACCATAAGACAAAGGACCATTGCTTACGAATATCTGTGTCGACTGGAAGAAGCTAAAACTTGGATGGAAGCATGTTTAAGAGAGAAACTACCACCAGCAACAGAATTCGAAGAAAATTTACGCAACGGAGTTTACTTAGCTAAGTTGGGAAACTTTATTTCTCCAGACTTGCTTCCTATTAACAAAATCTATGATATTGAACAAAAACGGTATAAG ATAATGGGGCTTCAATTCAAACACACAGATAATATTAACAAGTTCCTACAGGTGTTAAAACAGACAGAGCTGCCTATG ACGTTCCAGCCTGAGACAACCGATATCTATGACAAAAAGAACATGCCAAGAGTGATATACTGCATACATGCTCTTAGCTCTCATTTATTTAAACTCGGCAAGGCACCACTCATCCATGATGTATTCGGGAAAGCTATATTCACAG atGAAGAATTGGATTCTGTTTCAAAAGATTTGCAAAAATGTGAACATCCACTTCCATCATTTCAAAAGATTGGAGGGATTCTATCAAAGAACAACAGTGGTAACGATGGTGCTGCAATGCATGATGCTGTTGTTGAGCTGAACAACTTGCTGGACACAGACAAGTCAATAACTTCAGCTATTCTAAACCCAAAGTTGAAGTTGAAACATGTTCAAAATAGACTAATAGATGAGtacaaaaaagtattaaaatcagCCAAATATGAAAAGATTCAGGCAGCCCTCAATCATTCACTCAATGATAGCTATGTACCTGATGAGTATGATGAATTACTCACTGTTGTTGAAATACAAGGTCATATAACTGCGGTCAACTACAAATATTTGTGGAAGAAATTATGTTCAGCCTCTCAGAATGGTGATGTGAATACTATAGACaagatatttaatgaaaattggGTCAAGACTAAGAATTACAATCCCCGTAATTTGGATTTCTACTGTGATGTTGTTAAAGAAATCAATGAATGCAATAAAGATGTTGATGTGGAAAGTGTTACAAATTggcacaaaatatttcaaaacattattaatgAGGGGAATCAGAAGGCAGTTGAGCATACAGACCATAAAACAGCTATCAATGAAGTAAATAGAGTATTAGATGAAGGGACACCTGATGATTTATATGCTGTCTTAAATCATCCTCATTTAGAGTTGAATTTTAAAGTGAATAAGTTTGCTGTGCCGCTGTTGTATGAAGAAATGAAATTGGAGAAGTTTGAATTAGAGAAGAATTTGAATGAGAGTGAAATTGCTGCTTCTGTTTCGTATTTATTAGCTATAGCGTCTATATCTGAAGCTGTGGACAGAGGTGATGATAATGGTGTGTGGAATGCTCTCAATTCAAAACAGCTGCACCTGGAGGGGCTGCGGACCCATTGCCGCCGACGATACCTATCGGCTTTAGCTACAGCCCTGCAAGTGAAGATCAGGGAACAGTGTGCCTGCCCATTGCTCACCCTGGATGACATTAGAGACTCGATAGATATGGTGAACATGAAAGATGACGACAATGAggaat TGGTATCAGTAATAGAACATGTCAATAAAGCTGTACTAGATGAGGACTCTGCCACTCTAATGGGGTTACTAAAACACTCCTGTTTGAAGTTAGGGGCACCATTGCGAAAAGAAGAAAGCCATTTGTATTTACGCATGTTAAAAAAGGTCCTTGTTCAAAAGGAATCTCAGAATCTTTGGCTTGAGGACATTGTACAAGTTGTTAATGATGTCAATTCAGAATCTCAAAATGTTAAAGAACTTACTGAGTCACTGGTTCAACTAAACTTAGCAGTTATCAAGAATGATGTGGAAGAGTTTTGGAATGCTCTAAGCCATCCAGTTCTTTCTACCTCCGGCATGCTTGAAAGCTCTTGCAAAGATGtctattttcaaatgttttataAGGCCTTAAAAAAGAAGGGGCATAACATATGTCCCTGGATTGTTTGCCATACAAATGCTGGTAATACAGTGTACATAGATGTGGAATCATACACATACTGCTGGTCGACACCCAAAGACTTTGTGCCTTACGCTCGTTATTTAACAAGGAAAGATGTAAACAGTATAATTGACAAAACTAACAAACATCACGTTAATAAATACATGCAGATGGTTATAGAAAACGCAGTGATTAAACTTCAAGCCTACTGCAGAGGATATTTGCTAAGAAAAGCTCTTTCAGAGAGGCTACAATTTTTCGAACAAAATGAGGAGTACATAGTGAAAATCCAAGCTTGGTGGAGGAGAGTTGTGATAGAAAGAAAATATGGAACTTTGATAAAAATGAAGGCTATAGAAGCCAAATTGAAGAGGGAAAGGAAACAAAATCCATTGGCGTGGTATAAAGTACAG gaaccaaaaataataaaaattcaagCACTTTGGAGAGGACGCCGCGCACGGGAAGCCTTTACGGCCTTGTTCTACTCCAACAACCCCCCACTAAAAGTGGTTAAAAAATTCATACCAATGTTAGATTTTTCAACTGAAGATTATGACAGAGAAATAGAATTACAAACTTTAAAATCAGAAGTGGTTCAGTCGATAAGGAAAAATCAGGAACTGTCGAAACAATTAGATGATATGGATTTGAAAATTGGTCTGCTAGTCCAGAATCGCATTGCTTTGCAAGAAGTAGCTGCCCATGGACTcaagttaaataatttagtgAAACACAACTCTATGACTAAACTCGTCTTAGAGAAACGTCCTGATGGTACAGGTACACTAATGACAGTTTCTACAGCTGTAAAAGGATTGAAATCGCTCACCAAAGAAAGTAAAAGGCTATTGGATGGATACCAACACCTTTTCTATGAGCTACAAACGAATCCCACCTATTTATCGAAGCTACTATTCTGTATACCACAAAACAAGACTAACTTCTTCTTACAGAATGTAGTGTTAAGTTTATACAATTTTGGTGCTTATGCTAGAGATGAATACTTATTACTGAAGTTATTTAGATTTACCCTAGAGGAAGAGATAAGTTGTAAAGTCGTGAAACCCTTTGATATAATCGCATCGACGCCATTAGTACTCAAAATGGCTGTAAGTCTATCAAGACAACTGTCCGGATTAAACAGCCTACAAACTATAATTGGACCGTTAGTGAACAAAATGCTTCAAGATAAAAACTTGAACATCGAAACTGGACCTGTGGAGATTTATAAGGCTTGGAGGAATGAAACTGAAATGAAGACAGGACAAATCTC AAAATTGCCTTACACTGTGAGTCAAGAAGAAGCCCTAACTTACCCCGAAGTAAAATCTCGACTAGAGAAAGCTCTTACTCAACTTAAAACAATAGTTACTATGTTTTTAGATGAAATCATAAATTCCACAGAACTTTTACCCTTCTGTATAACATATATGGCGAGAGTATTACACAGAGCTCTGTCCTCGAAATTCCCTCACACACCTGATAAAGATATTCTAAAG GTGATAGGAAACCTCGTATATTACCAGTTCCTAAATGCAGCCATTGTAGCACCTGACGCATTTCATATCATCAATTTACCAAATGGCACTGGACTTACGACGGATCAACGGAAAAATCTTGCGTCTGTGGCGAAAATCCTGCACTTCTCTGCTGCTAAGAAAGGG TTTGGAGAGGAATCAAGTCATTTACGTTGCCTGAATCCATTTATCGTGGAGTGCCATGAGAAAATGAAGGAGTTATTCCGGCGATGTTGCCGCGGACCGACTCTTGAAGAATACTTCGCTGTGGACGAGTATACTGAAGCCACTATGTTGCATCATCCTCACATTTATATCACAGTGCAG GAAATTGTGGACACACACGCACTTCTGATCGAGTACCAGGATATAATAGCACCTGACCCTCGAGATAGACTGAATGAGCTGTTGGATGATTTGGGAGACGTGCCCACGGTCGCCCAGCTTGCGTCCAGAGACGTTGATACG CAAATGGGAGATACTACTGAAGAGAATGCAAGGTTGGAAGTATGCCTTGCTCTTACAAATAAATTCCAGGCGCCTTCTGATAATTTGACTGatttaaacaaactcttcatcaAAACGAAGGAGTTATGCGTGTCTATTATTCCATTCTTAAATG GCGAACATCTTCTAGAAGCTTTATGTATTGGGACTACAAGGGAACAGCAAGAACAGTACGCTGGAAGAATACAAAGACGTATCTACTCGGGGCAGGCTCGACAGGACGAAGTAATGACGTTACGGGAACATATCGCTAAACTCCGCAAAAATTTGCAAATGCTAGAAGACGAAGGCTATGTCACCCGAGAAGATGGCTACCAAGCACTAATAACCTCTATTGCACTTGATCTATGTAACAAAGGCAAATACAGACAGGCCCAAAGAAGAGCTTTAGCAACCCTGACGCGTACAAAACAAAGTTTGCAAGAAAAAACAAAGTATTATGAAGAAAAATGCCATTCTTATGATCAGTACATAAAGTCATGCTTAGCTAACCTTCATACTGGCAAAAA GAGTGTCCACGCGTGTCTAAGAAGATCAGGGAAAGATGTCCAAAAATTGAAATCGAAATTAACAGTTAAGTATTCAGGCGCGAAACTATTAGAAAGAGGTGTACTTCTAGAGATCGATGGTCTATCTCCATCTCAATTCAAAAACGTACAATTTGACATCACTCCAACTGATCACAATGGAGTGTTTACTATAAAAGGTAAATTCATGGGTGTTGAGATGGAATCTATCGAAGTTGACATACAGGATCTGCTTCAGAAACAATACGAGGGTTGCGCTGTTATGGACATGTTTGGCAAAGCGAAAATTAATGTTAATcttctaatatttttgttgaatagtAAGTTTTATGGTAAATCCAATTAA
- the LOC118274522 gene encoding protein naked cuticle homolog yields the protein MTCYETLRAPAPAADAPMAHHFVKWWRNKFRNGYKKFSIGTESERTDTEELVGRAASQCSAPPDLLPSEARALLQPTTPPAPPPRSHEPSYKPPPSPTPVAEKNDEKHPRLRFEELTCDVELQHPEPSKQQPLQFSFTLYDLDGHGRMTKDDIAGIVSTIYESIGKSVTVPHYGSKTIQVRLTVVPEDGNCRSHRERREARRRERREERRRECSTNVNASPPDCIDHSEDEQRGRLSPDDDASSKSSCSGDRRPAHSSPRQTTYAQSRAHRQPRREHRQRKHTKKRSGSLQRRELLEIIQANMEKNHMSFQASRKPCEPVTIEEEVTNKYQKLRNRSYTVSEKPINAFQKKKSDNSGNGYLDLASGGDSHLCRYDRYLHAVICSSARHANTGYHQKQNQMPRSGRAPHAHHARSRSHDLPPQAPAAQQPRVLQIIFL from the exons ATGACGTGCTACGAAACGTTGAGAGCTCCGGCACCCGCCGCGGACGCCCCCATGGCGCACCACTTCGTTAAGTGGTGGCGCAACAAGTTTAGAAATGGATACAAGAAGTTTAGCA TTGGTACAGAGAGCGAGAGGACGGACACCGAAGAGCTGGTGGGACGAGCAGCCTCACAGTGTTCAGCACCTCCGGACCTGCTGCCAAGCGAGGCCCGTGCCTTGCTGCAGCCGACCACGCCGCCAGCGCCGCCCCCCCGCTCCCATGAACCGTCCTACAAACCACCACCGTCACCCACCCCAGTGGCGGAAAAAAATGATGAAAAACACCCCAGATTACGATTTGAG GAGCTGACATGTGATGTAGAATTGCAGCATCCTGAACCCTCCAAACAGCAACCGCTGCAGTTCTCCTTTACCTTGTATGATTTAGACGGGCACGGACGTATGACCAAGGAT GATATTGCTGGAATCGTTTCTACAATCTACGAATCCATCGGAAAATCAGTGACAGTGCCACATTATGGGTCAAAGACAATACAAGTGCGGTTAACTGTCGTGCCGGAAGATGGTAATTGTAGAAGTCATCGCGAGAGGCGAGAGGCGCGACGTCGTGAGAGGCGAGAGGAAAGACGCAGAGAATGTTCTACCAATGTTAACGCATCGCCTCCCGACTGCATAGACCACAGCGAGGACGAGCAAAGAGGGAGATTATCTCCTGACGACGATGCCTCCTCGAAATCATCATGTTCGGGAGACAGGAGACCTGCCCACAGTTCTCCAAGACAAACTACTTATGCTCAATCCCGAGCCCATCGTCAACCTCGCAGAGAACACCGGCAGCGGAAACATACAAAGAAACGTTCTGGAAGTTTACAAAGACGCGAATTGTTGGAAATAATTCAAGCTAATATGGAAAAAAACCATATGAGCTTTCAAGCCTCAAG aAAGCCCTGTGAACCTGTTACTATTGAAGAAGAAGTTACGAACAAATATCAGAAACTTCGAAACAGATCTTACACGGTCAGTGAGAAGCCAATAAATGCATTCCAAAAGAAGAAATCGGACAATTCTGGCAACGGATACTTAGATCTAGCAAGCGGCGGCGATTCACATCTATGTAGGTATGACCGTTACCTGCATGCGGTGATATGCTCGTCGGCACGGCATGCAAATACGGGATACCATCAGAAACAAAATCAGATGCCGCGCTCCGGTCGGGCCCCGCACGCTCACCACGCGCGCTCTCGCTCACACGACCTGCCACCCCAGGCGCCCGCCGCGCAACAACCTAGAGTATTACAGATTATATTCTTATAG